A stretch of DNA from Bacillus solimangrovi:
TCCTGTTGGAACAATTGCGACTAGACCAGGATTGTTGTTTGCAAATACGTCTGAGCTATTCATCGATTTAAAAGGAAAAGGTGGCCACGCGGCATATCCTCATCATACGAATGATATGGTCATAACAGCGAGTCACTTAGTAACACAGCTACAAACGATTGTATCTCGTAATGTCGATCCGCTTGATTCAGCTGTTGTTACAGTTGGCAAGATTACAGCAGGGACCGTACAAAATATTATCGCTGAGACTGCAAGAATTGAAGGAACAATTCGTACGCTTTCAGCAGATACGATGGTACTAGTTAAAGAACGAATCAAAGCACTTGTCGCTGGAATTGAAACAGGTTTTCAATGTAAAGTGGAAATTGATTTCGGTTCGAATTATTATCAAGTTTATAATGAAGAGCAATTAACAGAAGAATTTATGACATTAGCTGATGAATCAGAAAAAATTAACGTGATTGAATGTCGTGAAGCGATGACAGGAGAAGACTTTGGGGATATGGTTGCTGAAATTCCTGGATTTATGTTCTGGCTCGGAGTTAATTCAGAGTTTGGCTTACATCATGCAAAGTTAAACCCAAGTGAAGAAGCAATTCCAACTGCAATAAATCTCATTACGACTTATTTGCGGAAAAAAAGCAACCGTTAATTTTAGAATAAACGACACCTCCTCGGGAAAAATAGCTGTGAGGAGGTGGAATATATGCCAAAGATCGGCGTAGAGCAATCGTTATCTGACGTACAGCAAGCACTTCAAGAAAAAGGTTATGACATTGTACAATTAAAACAAGAACAAGATGCAAATGAATGTGATTGTTGCGTAATAACTGGTCAAGACAAAAATATGA
This window harbors:
- a CDS encoding N-acetyldiaminopimelate deacetylase, giving the protein MNPDRFIQIRRELHKIPELGFEEFKTQQVLLSYIESLPTERIEIKAWRTGLFVKVAGTNSTQTIGYRADIDGLPITEETGLSFASTHTGRMHACGHDFHMSIALGVLTAVVEEPIIDDMVFIFQPAEEGPGGALPMLQSEQMKKWKPDIIFALHIAPEYPVGTIATRPGLLFANTSELFIDLKGKGGHAAYPHHTNDMVITASHLVTQLQTIVSRNVDPLDSAVVTVGKITAGTVQNIIAETARIEGTIRTLSADTMVLVKERIKALVAGIETGFQCKVEIDFGSNYYQVYNEEQLTEEFMTLADESEKINVIECREAMTGEDFGDMVAEIPGFMFWLGVNSEFGLHHAKLNPSEEAIPTAINLITTYLRKKSNR
- a CDS encoding YkuS family protein, whose protein sequence is MPKIGVEQSLSDVQQALQEKGYDIVQLKQEQDANECDCCVITGQDKNM